Proteins encoded within one genomic window of Halorussus salilacus:
- a CDS encoding S8 family peptidase, producing the protein MLQTTGGSLLALGAGGVASAAPDDTVEINVGFKSERGRKAALDAADETVREFAFDAMTVRVPKRAVETLDSNPNVRYVEANGRMRALSWGRTRIGADEANASGYAGEGADVAVIDTGIDADNPCLPNVGNGKAFVECFGTDCENPWDDDNGHGTNVAGVIGASQSCDCTTGVAPDATLHGVKVLDDAGSGSYADIAAGIEYVGEQGWDVGNISLGGSSGSSAVEDACQYAADRGVLLVGAAGGSGPCGDGCVNYPAAYPSVVAVSATDENDALASFSSTGPEIELAAPGVNIPTTDSGGGCTTLSGTSFAAAHVSGVAALLAGEGYSAADARTRMRDTAEDIGLPSDEQGYGLVDAAAAVGL; encoded by the coding sequence GTGCTCCAGACCACCGGCGGGTCGCTCCTCGCGCTCGGCGCGGGCGGCGTGGCGTCGGCCGCGCCCGACGACACGGTGGAGATCAACGTCGGATTCAAGTCCGAGCGCGGCCGGAAGGCCGCGCTCGACGCCGCCGACGAGACGGTTCGGGAGTTCGCCTTCGACGCGATGACCGTCCGCGTCCCGAAGCGGGCGGTCGAAACTCTCGACAGCAACCCGAACGTTCGCTACGTCGAGGCGAACGGCCGGATGCGGGCGCTGTCGTGGGGGCGCACCCGAATCGGTGCCGACGAAGCGAACGCCAGCGGCTACGCGGGCGAGGGGGCCGACGTGGCCGTCATCGACACCGGCATCGACGCCGACAATCCCTGTCTGCCGAACGTGGGCAACGGCAAGGCGTTCGTCGAGTGTTTCGGCACCGACTGTGAGAACCCGTGGGACGACGACAACGGCCACGGGACGAACGTCGCGGGCGTCATCGGGGCATCCCAATCGTGTGACTGCACGACCGGCGTCGCACCCGACGCGACCCTCCACGGCGTGAAGGTGCTGGACGACGCCGGGTCGGGGTCGTACGCCGACATCGCGGCGGGAATCGAGTACGTCGGCGAACAGGGCTGGGACGTCGGCAACATCAGTCTCGGCGGGAGTTCCGGGTCGTCGGCCGTCGAGGACGCCTGCCAGTACGCCGCCGACCGGGGCGTCCTGCTGGTCGGCGCGGCGGGCGGAAGCGGCCCCTGCGGGGACGGGTGCGTGAACTACCCCGCGGCGTACCCGTCGGTCGTCGCGGTCAGCGCGACCGACGAGAACGACGCGCTCGCGTCGTTCTCCTCGACCGGCCCAGAGATCGAACTCGCCGCGCCCGGCGTGAACATCCCGACCACCGACTCCGGCGGCGGATGCACCACCCTCAGCGGCACGTCGTTCGCCGCCGCCCACGTCTCGGGCGTCGCCGCGCTACTCGCGGGCGAGGGCTACTCGGCGGCCGACGCCCGGACCCGGATGCGAGACACCGCCGAGGACATCGGCCTGCCCAGCGACGAGCAGGGCTACGGCCTCGTGGACGCCGCCGCGGCGGTGGGGCTGTAA
- a CDS encoding S8 family peptidase, whose product MLGEINGVSRRDVLKATGSSVAALSATGLAAAKPDDTVEVNVGFASERGRKAALDAADETVREFPFDAVTIQAPKKAVEALDENPNVRYVEENGRMEALAETLPWGVDRVDAEVAHRNGDTGAGADVAIIDTGIDSDHPDLRANLGAGYAATGCSTWYGDCRYDWDDDNGHGTHCAGIAGAIRGNDEGVVGVAPDVTLHAVKVLDSNGGGSYSDIADGIQWTADQGYDVGSLSLGGSASSTVRDAVEYATDRGVTLVAAAGNDGPCSDCVGYPAAYDEVIAVSATNESDDLASFSSTGPEVELAAPGADIYSTYTDGGYDTLSGTSMACPHVSGAAGLLRANGYGPGDTRSRLQNTAEDIGLGSNEQGYGLLDVAAALGYDSSDN is encoded by the coding sequence ATGTTGGGTGAAATCAACGGCGTATCGAGGCGTGACGTACTGAAAGCGACCGGCAGTTCCGTCGCCGCGCTCAGCGCGACCGGACTCGCGGCGGCCAAGCCCGACGACACGGTCGAGGTCAACGTCGGGTTCGCGTCCGAGCGCGGCCGGAAGGCCGCGCTCGACGCCGCCGACGAGACGGTTCGGGAGTTCCCGTTCGATGCGGTGACCATTCAGGCCCCGAAGAAGGCGGTCGAGGCCCTCGACGAGAACCCCAACGTCCGGTACGTCGAGGAGAACGGCCGGATGGAAGCGCTCGCAGAGACCCTGCCGTGGGGCGTCGACCGCGTCGACGCCGAGGTCGCCCATCGGAACGGCGACACCGGTGCGGGCGCAGACGTCGCCATCATCGACACGGGTATCGACTCCGACCACCCCGACCTCCGGGCCAACCTCGGCGCGGGGTACGCGGCGACCGGTTGTTCCACCTGGTACGGCGACTGCCGCTACGACTGGGACGACGACAACGGTCACGGCACCCACTGCGCCGGTATCGCCGGGGCCATCCGCGGCAACGACGAGGGCGTCGTCGGCGTCGCTCCCGACGTGACCCTCCACGCGGTCAAGGTGCTCGACTCCAACGGCGGCGGGTCGTACTCCGACATCGCCGACGGCATCCAGTGGACCGCCGACCAGGGCTACGACGTCGGGAGCCTCAGCCTCGGCGGCAGTGCCTCCTCGACGGTTCGCGACGCGGTCGAGTACGCCACCGACCGAGGCGTCACGCTGGTCGCGGCCGCGGGCAACGACGGCCCGTGTTCGGACTGCGTGGGCTACCCCGCCGCCTACGACGAGGTCATCGCGGTCAGCGCGACCAACGAGAGCGACGACCTCGCGTCGTTCTCCTCGACCGGCCCCGAGGTCGAACTCGCCGCGCCGGGTGCCGACATCTACTCGACGTACACCGACGGCGGCTACGACACCCTCTCGGGCACGTCGATGGCCTGCCCGCACGTCTCGGGTGCCGCGGGCCTCCTGCGCGCCAACGGCTACGGCCCGGGCGACACCCGCTCGCGCCTCCAGAACACCGCCGAGGACATCGGTCTCGGTAGCAACGAGCAGGGCTACGGCCTGCTCGACGTGGCCGCCGCGCTCGGCTACGACTCCAGCGACAACTGA
- a CDS encoding S8 family peptidase: MLHNDNGVSRRSVLKVAGASVATAAGSGLAAAKPDDTVEVNVGFKSERGRGAALDKADETVREFNSIDVVTIRAAKKAATALESNPNIRYVEENGTMHALAQDLPWGVDRVDAEVAHDNGDTGSGADIAIIDTGIDSDHEDLQANLGEGEAFVTCDTGGGCRFGAKPASNTCNQSWDDDNDHGTHCAGTANAVDNDLGVVGVSTEATLHAVKVLDKCGSGSNSDIAAGIEWTADQGYDVASMSLGGDPSSAVQDAVQYAADQGVFLVAAAGNDGECTDCVGHPAAYDEVMAVSSTNDSDELSSFSSQGPEVEIAAPGSDVYSTVATDGGYDTFSGTSMACPHVAGVAGLLMANGNTREEVRQQIKDTAEDIGLGDNESGAGLLDAAAALGYDSSDN, encoded by the coding sequence ATGCTACATAATGACAATGGTGTTTCGAGACGAAGCGTTCTGAAAGTGGCCGGTGCGTCCGTGGCGACCGCGGCGGGAAGCGGTCTCGCGGCGGCCAAGCCCGACGACACGGTCGAGGTCAACGTCGGATTCAAGTCCGAGCGCGGGCGCGGTGCCGCACTCGACAAGGCCGACGAGACGGTCCGGGAGTTCAACTCCATCGACGTCGTCACCATCCGCGCGGCGAAGAAGGCCGCTACGGCGCTGGAGAGCAACCCCAACATCCGCTACGTCGAGGAGAACGGCACGATGCACGCGCTCGCCCAGGACCTCCCGTGGGGCGTCGACCGCGTCGACGCCGAGGTCGCCCACGACAACGGCGACACCGGTTCGGGTGCCGACATCGCCATCATCGACACCGGTATCGACTCCGACCACGAGGACCTTCAGGCCAACCTCGGCGAGGGCGAGGCGTTCGTCACCTGTGACACGGGCGGTGGCTGCCGGTTCGGCGCGAAGCCCGCGAGCAACACCTGCAACCAGTCGTGGGACGACGACAACGACCACGGCACTCACTGCGCCGGGACCGCCAACGCCGTCGACAACGACCTCGGCGTGGTCGGCGTCTCGACCGAGGCCACTCTCCACGCGGTGAAGGTGCTGGACAAGTGTGGCAGCGGTAGCAACTCCGACATCGCGGCGGGCATCGAGTGGACCGCCGATCAGGGCTACGACGTCGCCTCGATGAGTCTCGGTGGCGACCCCTCGTCGGCCGTTCAGGACGCAGTTCAGTACGCCGCCGACCAGGGCGTGTTCCTCGTGGCCGCGGCTGGCAACGACGGCGAGTGTACCGACTGTGTCGGTCACCCCGCCGCCTACGACGAGGTCATGGCGGTCAGCTCGACCAACGACAGCGACGAGCTCTCGAGCTTCTCCAGTCAGGGTCCCGAAGTCGAGATCGCCGCGCCCGGCAGCGACGTCTACTCGACGGTCGCGACCGACGGCGGCTACGACACGTTCTCGGGCACCTCGATGGCGTGCCCCCACGTCGCCGGTGTGGCGGGACTGCTCATGGCGAACGGTAACACGCGGGAGGAGGTTCGCCAGCAGATCAAGGACACGGCCGAGGACATCGGTCTCGGCGACAACGAGTCGGGCGCGGGCCTGCTCGACGCCGCCGCCGCGCTCGGCTACGACTCCAGCGACAACTGA
- a CDS encoding S8 family peptidase encodes MLGNDNGVSRRNVLKLAGASVATAAGSGLAAAKPDDTVEVNVGFKSDRGRGAALDKADETVREFNSIDALTLRLPKKAATALESNPNIRYVEENGTMHALAQDLPWGVDRVDAEVAHANGNTGEGTDIAIIDTGIDSDHPDLQANLGAGKAFVECGTGGFTGSCSFQGNDNACNEPWDDDNDHGTHCAGTADGVDNSEGVVGVSTEATLHAVKVLDCGGGGSMSDIAAGIEYVADQGWDVASMSLGGDASSTLKDAVEYAASEGVFLVAAAGNDGECTDCVGHPAAYDEVMAVSSTNDSDELSSFSSTGSEVEIAAPGSDVYSTIPGGYDTFSGTSMACPHVAGAAGQLIADGNDAATTRQQLKDTAEDIGLGDNESGAGLLDAAAALGYDSSDD; translated from the coding sequence ATGCTGGGTAATGACAATGGTGTTTCGAGGCGTAATGTACTGAAGCTGGCCGGTGCGTCGGTGGCGACCGCGGCGGGAAGCGGTCTCGCGGCCGCCAAGCCCGACGACACGGTCGAAGTCAACGTCGGGTTCAAGTCCGACCGCGGGCGCGGTGCCGCCCTCGACAAGGCCGACGAGACGGTCCGGGAGTTCAACTCCATCGACGCTCTCACGCTCCGCCTGCCGAAGAAGGCGGCTACGGCGCTGGAGAGCAACCCCAACATCCGCTACGTCGAGGAGAACGGCACGATGCACGCGCTGGCTCAGGACCTCCCGTGGGGCGTCGACCGCGTCGACGCCGAGGTGGCTCACGCCAACGGGAACACGGGCGAGGGTACCGACATCGCCATCATCGACACGGGTATCGACTCCGACCACCCCGACCTCCAGGCCAACCTCGGCGCGGGCAAGGCGTTCGTCGAGTGTGGCACCGGCGGCTTCACCGGAAGCTGTTCGTTCCAGGGCAACGACAACGCCTGTAACGAGCCGTGGGACGACGACAACGACCACGGCACCCACTGCGCCGGGACCGCCGACGGGGTCGACAACTCCGAGGGCGTCGTGGGCGTCTCGACCGAGGCGACCCTCCACGCCGTCAAGGTGCTGGACTGTGGCGGTGGCGGTTCGATGTCCGACATCGCGGCGGGCATCGAGTACGTCGCCGACCAGGGCTGGGACGTCGCCTCGATGAGCCTCGGCGGCGACGCCTCGTCGACGCTCAAGGACGCGGTCGAGTACGCCGCCAGTGAGGGCGTGTTCCTCGTGGCCGCGGCCGGTAACGACGGCGAGTGTACCGACTGTGTCGGTCACCCCGCCGCCTACGACGAGGTCATGGCGGTCAGCTCGACCAACGACAGCGACGAGCTCTCGAGCTTCTCCTCGACCGGGTCGGAGGTCGAGATCGCAGCGCCCGGAAGCGACGTCTACTCGACGATTCCCGGCGGCTACGACACGTTCTCGGGCACCTCGATGGCGTGCCCCCACGTCGCCGGTGCCGCGGGTCAGCTCATCGCCGACGGCAACGACGCCGCGACCACCCGCCAGCAGCTGAAGGACACGGCCGAGGACATCGGTCTCGGCGACAACGAGTCCGGCGCGGGCCTGCTCGACGCCGCCGCCGCGCTCGGCTACGACTCCAGCGACGACTGA
- a CDS encoding DUF2797 domain-containing protein, which translates to MQIVGYETESEDGGPALLVGDDGRVRRERLTPGRDLAYSLGRRRCAGALDGTTHRECDATDAPFCEAHASTWVCARCTGTCLKDEMDCHEDHAIYLAAFAPATFKVGVTREWRLRTRLREQGADRAAHLRTVSNGRVAREIESRIAREYTDRVRVPDKIDGLHREVDESAWSATLAAFDHEATFEFDYGLALDSGPVPETMATGEVVGVQGRVLVLERGETTYAVDLRDLVGYEVREEASDRALQSSLAAF; encoded by the coding sequence GTGCAGATCGTCGGCTACGAGACCGAGAGCGAAGACGGCGGTCCGGCGCTCCTCGTCGGCGATGACGGACGCGTCCGACGCGAGCGCCTGACCCCGGGCCGCGACCTCGCCTACTCGCTCGGTCGGCGGCGGTGCGCCGGGGCCCTCGACGGGACGACCCACCGCGAGTGCGACGCCACAGACGCCCCGTTCTGCGAGGCGCACGCCTCTACGTGGGTCTGCGCGCGGTGTACCGGCACCTGTCTCAAGGACGAGATGGACTGCCACGAGGACCACGCGATATATCTCGCCGCCTTCGCGCCCGCGACGTTCAAGGTCGGGGTCACCCGCGAGTGGCGGCTCCGGACTCGCCTGCGCGAGCAGGGGGCCGACCGCGCGGCCCACCTCCGGACCGTCTCGAACGGCCGCGTCGCCCGCGAGATAGAGTCCCGAATCGCCCGCGAGTACACCGACCGGGTCCGGGTCCCCGACAAGATAGACGGCCTCCACCGCGAGGTGGACGAGTCGGCGTGGTCGGCGACGCTCGCGGCGTTCGACCACGAGGCGACGTTCGAGTTCGACTACGGCCTCGCTCTCGACTCGGGGCCGGTCCCCGAGACGATGGCGACCGGGGAGGTGGTCGGGGTTCAGGGTCGGGTGCTGGTCCTGGAACGCGGCGAGACGACCTACGCGGTGGACCTCCGGGACCTCGTGGGCTACGAGGTCCGCGAGGAAGCGAGCGACAGGGCGTTGCAGTCGAGTCTGGCCGCGTTCTGA
- a CDS encoding DUF6498-containing protein: MAPSRRRRLLGLVSAAAANLLPLVGVAFWGWSLGALVAVYWFELGVLLGWAVVRAVFAQRPSEFSNDALLVTAAEHKRGGLSVPGTHILVRVQHLPALALLVPVLALLWLFVGAVVLAGLERTAGGGPLVPPRAHATVGVGVLGVVASQSVSTVSEYFLSRRYREVNAQMALQSALWPILVTGVVLMVGTAAVRATESGLVLLGLLVGTKLLFDLAGVYRDRLRAFDERTRLDFGWAYDPPEWPSVDGHSGPAETVRPEALAVAADGVVRGFASVGAVLLVALLTVAALGFGLSGAGDAAGFFGAVAAALASAFALAGVADRAIRYLPMEYRVDGDVVGYDRLLGEPQWRVPAWKVARAEPERTGVDRLFGTETLEIDHDDRTVRLVHLPDAAAVRPPASDGSPESRGKCRADRETDATDSGADATAGTDANRTR, translated from the coding sequence ATGGCCCCGTCACGGCGTCGCCGACTGCTCGGGCTCGTCTCGGCGGCCGCGGCGAACCTGCTCCCGCTGGTGGGCGTGGCCTTCTGGGGGTGGTCGCTCGGCGCGCTCGTGGCGGTGTACTGGTTCGAACTCGGCGTCCTGCTGGGGTGGGCGGTCGTCCGGGCGGTGTTCGCCCAGCGACCGTCGGAGTTCTCCAACGACGCGCTCCTCGTCACGGCGGCCGAGCACAAGCGCGGGGGTCTCTCGGTTCCCGGAACGCATATCCTTGTCCGGGTCCAGCACCTCCCGGCCCTCGCGCTCCTGGTCCCGGTCCTCGCGTTGCTGTGGCTGTTCGTCGGCGCGGTGGTGCTCGCGGGTCTCGAACGCACCGCGGGCGGCGGCCCGCTCGTGCCGCCGCGGGCCCACGCGACGGTCGGGGTCGGGGTCCTCGGCGTCGTCGCGAGCCAGAGCGTCTCGACCGTCTCGGAGTACTTCCTGTCGCGCAGATACCGCGAGGTCAACGCCCAGATGGCTCTCCAGTCGGCGCTGTGGCCCATCTTGGTGACTGGCGTCGTGCTGATGGTCGGGACCGCCGCGGTCCGGGCCACCGAGTCCGGTCTAGTCCTGCTCGGCCTGCTCGTCGGCACCAAACTGCTGTTCGACCTCGCGGGCGTCTACCGCGACCGACTCCGGGCGTTCGACGAGCGGACGCGCCTCGACTTCGGGTGGGCCTACGACCCGCCGGAGTGGCCGTCCGTAGACGGCCACTCCGGCCCCGCCGAGACGGTCCGACCCGAGGCGCTCGCGGTCGCGGCCGACGGGGTCGTTCGGGGGTTCGCGTCGGTGGGGGCGGTACTGCTCGTCGCGCTCCTCACGGTCGCCGCGCTCGGGTTCGGTCTGTCGGGAGCCGGTGACGCGGCCGGATTCTTCGGTGCGGTCGCCGCCGCGCTCGCCAGCGCGTTCGCGCTGGCTGGCGTCGCCGACCGCGCTATCCGGTACCTGCCGATGGAGTACCGGGTCGACGGCGACGTGGTGGGCTACGACCGACTCCTCGGCGAACCCCAGTGGCGGGTTCCGGCGTGGAAGGTCGCCCGCGCGGAGCCCGAACGGACCGGAGTCGACCGACTGTTCGGGACCGAGACGCTCGAAATCGACCACGACGACCGGACCGTCCGTCTCGTTCACCTCCCGGACGCGGCGGCCGTCCGGCCGCCCGCGTCCGACGGAAGTCCGGAGTCTCGTGGAAAATGCAGGGCCGACCGCGAAACCGACGCGACCGACTCCGGGGCCGACGCGACCGCCGGAACCGACGCGAACCGGACGCGATAG
- the purM gene encoding phosphoribosylformylglycinamidine cyclo-ligase — protein MSDDEELTYADAGVDIEASEAATAALVGAVGDIDESEYAGLLDIGDRYLALATDGVGTKLLVAEALGDYSTVGIDCIAMNANDLVASGVEPVAFVDYLAVEEPTEQFSEQVGEGLSAGAEEAGVALVGGETAVMPEVIKGLDLAGACAGLAPKDAVFPGEAEVGDALVGFPSSGIHSNGLTLAREAATREHGYDDPFPLDPDRTVGEVLLEPTRLYTYLLPALREREVHAAAHVTGGGWTNLSRMGEFRYEITDPFDAQPVFEFVQEEGNVGDEEMHRTFNMGTGFVVALPEDDAESLADETDGRVVGEVREGDSVAIRGLELD, from the coding sequence ATGAGCGACGACGAGGAACTCACCTACGCCGACGCCGGGGTGGACATCGAGGCCAGCGAGGCCGCCACCGCGGCGCTGGTCGGCGCGGTCGGCGACATCGACGAGAGCGAGTACGCGGGACTGCTCGACATCGGCGACCGCTACCTCGCGCTGGCGACCGACGGCGTCGGCACGAAACTGCTCGTTGCAGAGGCGCTGGGCGACTACTCGACGGTCGGCATCGACTGCATCGCGATGAACGCAAACGACCTCGTCGCGAGCGGGGTCGAACCGGTCGCGTTCGTCGACTACCTCGCGGTCGAGGAACCCACCGAGCAGTTCTCCGAGCAGGTCGGCGAGGGACTCTCGGCCGGGGCCGAGGAGGCGGGCGTCGCGCTCGTGGGCGGCGAGACCGCGGTGATGCCCGAGGTCATCAAGGGACTCGACCTCGCGGGCGCGTGCGCGGGACTCGCTCCGAAGGACGCCGTCTTCCCGGGCGAGGCCGAGGTCGGCGACGCGCTGGTGGGGTTCCCCTCCAGCGGCATCCACTCGAACGGCCTGACGCTGGCGCGGGAGGCCGCGACCCGCGAGCACGGCTACGACGACCCGTTCCCGCTCGACCCCGACCGAACCGTGGGCGAGGTCCTGCTCGAACCCACCCGGCTCTACACCTACCTCCTGCCCGCGCTTCGGGAGCGCGAGGTCCACGCCGCGGCCCACGTCACCGGCGGCGGGTGGACCAACCTCTCTCGGATGGGCGAGTTCCGCTACGAGATAACGGACCCCTTCGACGCCCAGCCGGTCTTCGAGTTCGTGCAGGAGGAGGGCAACGTCGGCGACGAGGAGATGCACCGGACGTTCAACATGGGCACCGGGTTCGTGGTGGCGCTCCCCGAGGACGACGCCGAGTCGCTGGCCGACGAGACCGACGGCCGCGTCGTCGGCGAGGTCCGGGAGGGCGATTCGGTGGCGATTCGCGGGCTGGAACTGGACTGA
- a CDS encoding BMP family lipoprotein, whose amino-acid sequence MSDRDGSTNSSLGDSSDVIDRRTVLASGAALGGIALAGCTGSIGGSGSGQETTNVAIVSSPAGFDDSAFNDLALEGLQTAAEEYDIEINEVEETEQAQYQSTQAELAQSGDYDLIVLVSYNHTEALTQNAVDYPDQNWMLINDHVDEPNVAGYTWANHEMSYLAGVLGGTMTTEELSHEGSETDPEGTQIGFVGGVDESLINAFEQSYVAGAEWVNEDVEVDVGYIGDYTDTDTAADIASSQYDAGADIVYHAAAAAGRGVFEAAQDNGRFAIGVDADQSQTLPDFQDVILGSAVKYINEGTREVAVAVAEGNFDSVTGANTLGLEEEAVDCVIGQAFEGELPDAVGENLDEAKQGIADGDIEVPCTASGCD is encoded by the coding sequence ATGTCAGACCGTGACGGGTCAACGAACAGTTCACTCGGTGATTCGAGCGACGTAATCGACCGCCGGACCGTCCTCGCGTCCGGCGCGGCGCTGGGCGGAATCGCACTCGCGGGGTGTACGGGGTCCATCGGGGGCAGTGGGTCCGGACAGGAGACGACCAACGTGGCCATCGTGTCGAGCCCGGCCGGATTCGACGACAGCGCGTTCAACGACCTCGCGCTCGAAGGCCTCCAGACCGCCGCCGAGGAGTACGACATCGAGATCAACGAGGTCGAGGAGACCGAGCAGGCCCAGTACCAGTCGACGCAGGCCGAACTCGCCCAGAGCGGCGACTACGACCTCATCGTCCTCGTGTCGTACAACCACACCGAGGCGCTGACCCAGAACGCGGTCGACTACCCCGACCAGAACTGGATGCTCATCAACGACCACGTCGACGAGCCGAACGTGGCGGGGTATACGTGGGCCAACCACGAGATGTCGTACCTCGCGGGCGTCCTCGGCGGGACGATGACGACCGAGGAACTCTCCCACGAGGGGAGCGAGACCGACCCCGAGGGGACCCAGATCGGCTTCGTCGGCGGCGTCGACGAGTCGCTCATCAACGCGTTCGAGCAGTCCTACGTGGCGGGCGCGGAGTGGGTCAACGAGGACGTGGAGGTCGACGTCGGGTACATCGGCGACTACACAGACACCGACACCGCAGCCGACATCGCGAGTTCTCAGTACGACGCCGGGGCCGACATCGTCTACCACGCCGCCGCGGCCGCGGGCCGCGGCGTCTTCGAGGCCGCACAGGACAACGGCCGGTTCGCCATCGGCGTCGACGCCGACCAGTCCCAGACGCTCCCGGACTTCCAGGACGTGATCCTCGGCTCCGCCGTGAAGTACATCAACGAGGGCACCCGCGAGGTCGCGGTCGCGGTCGCCGAGGGCAACTTCGACAGCGTCACCGGGGCCAACACCCTCGGACTGGAGGAGGAAGCCGTCGACTGCGTCATCGGACAGGCGTTCGAGGGCGAACTCCCCGACGCAGTCGGCGAGAACCTCGACGAGGCCAAGCAGGGCATCGCCGACGGCGACATCGAGGTGCCGTGTACCGCGTCGGGTTGCGACTGA
- a CDS encoding ABC transporter ATP-binding protein, protein MAGSNAQAAVRLEGITKRFGDVVANDDVDFSLERGTVHALLGENGSGKTTLMSVLYGLYDQDAGTIHVDGEPRSFDSPRDAMDAGIGMIHQHFQLVEPMTVLQNVILGHEPTERGLVDEETAREDIADISSRYDFDVDRHLDTPVRDLDLGVRQRVEIVKSLYRGADVLVLDEPTAVLTPQEVEGLFEVMAELTASGRSLVFITHKLDEALASADEITVLRDGSAVGTVPADSTTEQELARMMVGREIDFERKPRETTPGDPVLEVADLRVRGDRGLERVRGVDLTVREGEILGVAGVQGNGQTELVEALTGLRSAESGTVRFDGEGITARSRRRRIEDGIAYVPEDRHTEGLVLDYDLVRNALLGNQTIEPYANRGFLDWGAVRDHAEDIVAEYDVQPRNPDARAASLSGGNQQKFIVGREIEHDPDVLVAAHPTRGVDIGSIEFIHDRLLELRDEGLAIVFVSSKLDEVRKLSDRISVMYEGEFIDTVDPEGVTEEELGLLMAGHGRDGDEETDERVTETPGDETTETPGDETTETPGDETTETPESELDGVSERE, encoded by the coding sequence ATGGCGGGGAGTAACGCACAGGCCGCCGTCCGGCTCGAAGGCATCACCAAGCGCTTCGGCGACGTCGTGGCGAACGACGACGTGGACTTCTCGCTGGAGCGCGGGACGGTCCACGCCCTGCTCGGCGAGAACGGGTCGGGCAAGACCACGCTGATGAGCGTCCTCTACGGGCTGTACGACCAGGACGCCGGGACCATCCACGTCGACGGCGAACCGCGGAGCTTCGACTCGCCCCGCGACGCGATGGACGCCGGAATCGGGATGATACACCAGCACTTCCAGCTCGTGGAGCCGATGACCGTCCTCCAGAACGTCATCCTCGGCCACGAGCCGACCGAGCGCGGTCTGGTCGACGAGGAGACGGCCAGAGAGGACATCGCGGATATCTCCTCGCGCTACGACTTCGACGTGGACCGCCACCTCGACACGCCTGTCCGGGACCTCGACCTCGGCGTGCGCCAGCGCGTCGAGATAGTAAAGAGCCTCTATCGGGGGGCCGACGTGCTCGTCCTCGACGAGCCGACCGCGGTCCTCACCCCCCAGGAGGTCGAGGGGCTGTTCGAGGTGATGGCCGAACTCACCGCGTCGGGTCGCTCGCTCGTGTTCATCACCCACAAGCTCGACGAGGCGCTGGCGTCGGCCGACGAGATCACCGTCCTCCGGGACGGGAGCGCCGTCGGCACCGTCCCCGCCGACTCGACCACCGAGCAGGAACTCGCCCGGATGATGGTCGGCCGCGAGATAGACTTCGAGCGCAAGCCCCGCGAGACGACGCCGGGCGACCCGGTGCTGGAAGTCGCGGACCTCCGCGTCCGGGGCGACCGCGGCCTCGAACGGGTCCGGGGCGTCGACCTCACCGTCCGGGAGGGCGAGATTCTGGGCGTCGCGGGGGTCCAGGGCAACGGCCAGACCGAACTGGTCGAGGCGCTCACGGGTCTCCGGTCGGCCGAGTCGGGGACCGTCCGGTTCGACGGCGAGGGCATCACCGCGCGGAGTCGCAGACGGCGCATCGAGGACGGCATCGCCTACGTGCCCGAGGACCGCCACACCGAGGGGTTGGTGCTGGACTACGACCTCGTCCGGAACGCCCTGCTCGGGAACCAGACCATCGAACCGTACGCAAACCGCGGCTTCCTCGACTGGGGGGCGGTCCGCGACCACGCCGAGGACATCGTCGCCGAGTACGACGTTCAGCCGCGGAACCCCGACGCGCGGGCGGCCTCGCTGTCGGGCGGCAATCAGCAGAAGTTCATCGTGGGCCGGGAGATCGAACACGACCCCGACGTGCTGGTCGCGGCCCACCCCACCCGCGGGGTCGACATCGGCTCCATCGAGTTCATCCACGACCGACTGCTCGAACTCCGCGACGAGGGACTCGCCATCGTGTTCGTCTCCTCGAAGCTCGACGAGGTCCGGAAGCTCTCGGACCGCATCTCGGTCATGTACGAGGGGGAGTTCATCGACACGGTCGACCCCGAGGGCGTGACCGAGGAGGAACTCGGCCTGCTGATGGCCGGACACGGCCGCGACGGGGACGAGGAGACCGACGAGCGAGTGACGGAAACGCCCGGGGACGAAACGACCGAAACGCCCGGGGACGAAACGACCGAAACGCCCGGGGATGAAACGACCGAAACGCCCGAGAGCGAACTCGACGGGGTGTCCGAGCGTGAGTAG